The following proteins are co-located in the Ktedonobacteraceae bacterium genome:
- a CDS encoding macro domain-containing protein has protein sequence MARIQYQKGDIFTSNAQVIVNTVNCKGVMGKGLALAFKERYPAMFAVYQQECKNGKLRIGRPTLYRESTPWILNFPTKDHWRFPSKLEYLEKGLEFLVTHYKKAGITSIAFPKLGTQNGKLSWDEVGPLMAKYLSQLDIDVYIYIADGDKEYQAESDTIYQHNSQSDNSHISSSEEISSDEIHSIIPVGAKSSSRRSAAKRKKSKKNNPPQFAQATLPGIAN, from the coding sequence ATGGCACGCATACAGTATCAAAAAGGAGATATCTTCACATCAAATGCTCAGGTCATCGTTAATACTGTTAACTGCAAAGGAGTTATGGGTAAAGGATTGGCCCTGGCTTTTAAGGAAAGATATCCTGCGATGTTCGCTGTCTACCAGCAGGAATGTAAAAATGGAAAACTTCGGATTGGCAGACCAACCCTCTATCGAGAAAGCACTCCCTGGATACTTAATTTTCCTACTAAAGATCATTGGCGCTTCCCCTCAAAATTAGAATACCTGGAAAAAGGTCTGGAGTTTCTGGTAACTCATTATAAAAAAGCTGGCATAACAAGCATTGCTTTCCCTAAACTTGGAACTCAGAATGGCAAATTATCATGGGATGAAGTCGGTCCGCTCATGGCTAAATACCTTAGCCAACTCGATATCGATGTTTATATCTACATTGCCGATGGGGATAAAGAATATCAGGCTGAGAGTGACACGATCTATCAGCACAATTCGCAAAGTGATAATTCGCATATATCCTCGTCAGAAGAGATTTCTTCTGATGAAATCCATTCCATCATCCCTGTTGGTGCTAAATCCAGTTCTCGACGAAGCGCGGCAAAGAGGAAAAAATCTAAGAAGAACAATCCTCCGCAATTTGCTCAGGCCACACTTCCCGGTATAGCAAATTAG
- a CDS encoding DarT ssDNA thymidine ADP-ribosyltransferase family protein has translation MVFTDGNASNQQLSKFGREKVGIRPATLLEPHCQRKYYPYGPLGSNRNRSNFYANTAFLDQLDWDVINDRWFDDDEKKRIKHAEVLVPDLLPLARITGIFVRSRDMVGAVNALIEECGLKGRIPSAISRPDLYF, from the coding sequence GTGGTCTTTACAGATGGCAATGCTAGTAATCAGCAACTCTCGAAATTCGGACGTGAAAAAGTTGGGATTAGGCCAGCAACTCTTTTAGAGCCTCACTGTCAACGTAAGTACTATCCTTATGGCCCGCTAGGCAGCAATCGCAATCGTTCCAATTTTTATGCTAATACAGCATTTCTCGATCAACTAGATTGGGATGTTATAAACGATCGTTGGTTTGATGATGATGAGAAAAAGCGTATCAAGCATGCCGAGGTACTTGTGCCTGACCTTCTTCCATTGGCGCGTATTACAGGCATTTTTGTAAGATCGCGCGATATGGTAGGAGCAGTAAATGCTCTAATTGAGGAGTGTGGACTTAAAGGGCGAATCCCATCCGCTATAAGCCGACCTGACTTATATTTTTAG
- the sufB gene encoding Fe-S cluster assembly protein SufB: protein MSQVFDVEQETYSPGFHMAENYAFKSEKGLSRKVVEQISEMKGEPDWMRKFRLRSLELFEKRPMPTWGADLSGINFDDIYYYIKPVQQQGKTWDDIPVEIKDTFDRLGIPQAERKFLAGVTAQYESEAVYHKVREDLEKIGVIFTDMDTALRLYPDLVKEHFGTIIPPSDNKFASLNSAVWSGGSFVYVPEGVRVEIPLQAYFRINAQNMGQFERTLIIASPGSYVHYVEGCTAPTYTTDSLHSAVVEIKVMRGARVRYTTIQNWSKNVYNLVTKRAAAYGDATMEWVDGNLGSKVTMKYPAVLLMEPGARGDILSVAFASDGMHQDAGAKVTHLAPYTTSQILSKSVSKGTGRASYRGLVRVNPGAHHTKSSVRCDALLLDEDARTDTYPTIRVEENQTEIGHEATVSKVGEDQLFYLMSRGLDESEAYSLIVNGFIEPITKELPMEYAVELNRLIQLEMSGSVG from the coding sequence ATGAGTCAGGTATTCGATGTGGAGCAAGAGACGTATAGTCCTGGATTCCATATGGCCGAAAACTATGCGTTCAAGTCCGAAAAGGGGTTGAGCCGCAAAGTTGTTGAGCAAATTTCTGAAATGAAGGGCGAGCCCGATTGGATGCGCAAGTTCCGCCTGAGGAGCCTGGAACTCTTTGAAAAACGCCCGATGCCCACCTGGGGCGCGGATTTGTCGGGGATCAATTTCGACGACATTTATTACTATATCAAGCCCGTCCAGCAACAGGGCAAGACATGGGATGATATCCCGGTCGAGATTAAGGATACGTTTGATCGCCTGGGCATTCCACAGGCCGAGCGCAAGTTCCTGGCAGGCGTGACCGCCCAGTACGAGAGCGAAGCGGTTTATCATAAAGTTCGTGAAGACCTGGAGAAAATAGGCGTGATCTTCACCGATATGGACACGGCTTTGCGCCTGTATCCAGACCTGGTGAAAGAGCATTTCGGCACCATCATTCCGCCATCCGATAACAAGTTCGCTTCATTGAACAGCGCTGTCTGGAGCGGCGGCAGCTTCGTCTACGTGCCAGAGGGCGTGCGCGTCGAAATTCCGCTGCAGGCCTACTTCCGTATCAATGCTCAGAACATGGGCCAGTTCGAGCGCACGCTGATCATTGCCTCTCCTGGCTCCTATGTGCATTATGTCGAGGGCTGCACAGCGCCAACCTATACTACCGATAGCCTGCACAGCGCCGTTGTAGAAATCAAGGTCATGCGGGGCGCGCGCGTGCGCTATACGACGATCCAGAACTGGTCCAAGAACGTGTATAATCTCGTCACAAAGCGCGCAGCCGCTTATGGCGATGCGACGATGGAATGGGTCGATGGCAATTTAGGGTCCAAGGTGACTATGAAGTACCCGGCAGTGCTCTTGATGGAGCCAGGCGCGCGCGGTGATATTCTCTCGGTCGCGTTTGCTTCCGATGGCATGCACCAGGATGCTGGCGCCAAGGTCACGCACCTCGCGCCATATACGACCTCGCAGATTCTGTCGAAGTCTGTCTCCAAGGGAACGGGCCGCGCATCCTATCGCGGGCTGGTTCGTGTCAATCCTGGCGCGCACCACACCAAGTCCAGCGTGCGTTGTGACGCGCTGCTGCTCGACGAAGATGCTCGCACCGATACCTATCCGACCATCCGTGTCGAAGAGAATCAGACCGAGATCGGTCACGAGGCGACCGTCTCCAAAGTCGGCGAAGATCAGCTCTTCTACCTGATGAGCCGCGGCCTTGACGAGTCCGAGGCCTACTCGCTGATCGTCAACGGCTTCATCGAGCCAATCACCAAGGAACTCCCGATGGAGTACGCGGTCGAGCTGAACCGGCTGATCCAGTTGGAGATGTCGGGGAGCGTGGGCTAA
- a CDS encoding Gfo/Idh/MocA family oxidoreductase, which translates to MSSSIPAIEPLRVAIIGYGLAGSVFHAPLIAATPGMAVTAIVTGNPERQQKASHDFPSAAILSSAEQLWHDSARYDLVVVASPNRTHAALGIAAMKAGLPVVIDKPMAAFVADAEQLIATSKDTGKLLTVFQNRRWDNDFLTVQRMLNATPDLLGTITRFESRFERYRAAPRPGAWRELPDLEEAGGLLYDLGSHLVDQALQLFGQPVRVYSEMNQRRTGAQVDDDTFVALEFPGGVRAHLWMSAIARIAGPRMMLRGLRGTYVKWGLDPQEDALRSGMRPGDSGWGQEPRESWGQLSTDIDGLHFDGPVETIPGCYECFYALLRDALLSGGPPPVDPASAIATLKIIEVAKSSAANNRVIEL; encoded by the coding sequence ATGTCATCTTCTATTCCTGCAATTGAACCGCTGCGTGTCGCCATTATTGGTTATGGACTGGCGGGTTCGGTATTCCATGCTCCCCTCATCGCGGCCACACCCGGTATGGCTGTAACTGCCATTGTTACGGGCAATCCCGAACGCCAGCAGAAAGCGAGCCATGATTTCCCGTCCGCGGCTATCCTATCTTCAGCCGAGCAACTCTGGCATGATTCTGCGCGCTATGACCTGGTTGTGGTAGCATCTCCCAATCGGACGCATGCTGCGCTTGGCATAGCCGCCATGAAAGCCGGATTGCCCGTCGTGATCGATAAGCCCATGGCAGCTTTCGTCGCCGATGCTGAACAGTTAATTGCGACGAGCAAAGATACGGGCAAACTACTGACTGTGTTCCAGAACCGGCGTTGGGATAATGACTTTCTGACAGTGCAACGCATGCTGAATGCAACTCCCGACTTGCTTGGCACAATCACACGCTTTGAGTCGCGCTTCGAGCGTTATCGTGCGGCCCCACGTCCAGGCGCGTGGCGCGAACTTCCAGATTTAGAGGAGGCGGGCGGATTGCTCTACGATCTTGGCAGTCACCTGGTCGACCAGGCCTTGCAGCTTTTTGGGCAGCCGGTGCGTGTCTACTCTGAGATGAATCAACGTCGTACTGGGGCGCAAGTCGATGATGATACCTTTGTTGCGCTTGAATTTCCTGGCGGCGTGCGTGCTCATCTCTGGATGAGCGCTATTGCCCGCATTGCAGGCCCTAGAATGATGCTGAGGGGCCTGCGCGGCACCTACGTGAAGTGGGGACTCGATCCCCAGGAAGATGCGCTCCGTTCTGGTATGCGACCGGGAGACAGTGGCTGGGGCCAGGAACCTCGCGAAAGCTGGGGACAGCTCTCCACAGATATCGACGGCCTGCACTTTGATGGACCTGTAGAGACGATTCCCGGTTGCTACGAATGTTTCTATGCTCTGCTGCGCGATGCGCTTCTCTCCGGAGGGCCACCACCGGTAGACCCCGCCAGCGCTATTGCGACGTTGAAGATAATCGAGGTGGCAAAGTCGAGCGCGGCTAATAATAGGGTAATTGAATTGTGA
- a CDS encoding DsbA family protein → MVASSLEKLQQHYDLDIHWRSYQLRPPGSPPIPPQRLEQIKAARPQLQRRAREQYGVEINQGPMNIDSRPALDAEKYAESQGKGKAFHEAVMRAYWQEACDISDLNVLQEIAQSVGLDTENFASKIKNPEYDAQVSADIDLANEYGLDGVPALVFAEKYLVMGAQPYSVLQQVVERVQAESV, encoded by the coding sequence CTGGTAGCCTCCAGTTTGGAGAAGCTTCAACAGCACTATGACCTGGATATTCACTGGCGCTCCTACCAGCTGCGTCCTCCTGGCTCGCCTCCTATCCCGCCCCAGCGCCTGGAACAAATCAAGGCCGCGCGCCCGCAGCTCCAGCGCAGGGCACGCGAGCAATACGGCGTGGAGATCAACCAGGGCCCTATGAATATCGATAGCCGTCCGGCCCTGGACGCTGAAAAGTATGCCGAATCGCAGGGCAAAGGCAAGGCGTTCCACGAGGCCGTCATGCGTGCCTACTGGCAGGAGGCATGCGATATCAGCGACCTCAACGTCTTGCAGGAAATCGCGCAAAGTGTTGGCCTGGATACTGAAAACTTCGCGTCAAAAATAAAAAATCCTGAATACGATGCCCAGGTCTCCGCCGACATTGACCTGGCAAATGAATACGGACTGGATGGCGTACCGGCGCTTGTCTTTGCCGAGAAATACCTGGTCATGGGTGCGCAGCCCTACAGCGTTCTGCAACAGGTCGTAGAAAGGGTTCAGGCCGAAAGCGTGTGA
- a CDS encoding S9 family peptidase has product MTKSTFDELETTVSYMAKIRRCISPSFSSDGSRIAFVSDLNGIPQVWTVATGGGWPELVTALDDQIQGVSWSPDGNWLAFSLAPGGGMNSQVYLVHPDGTGLRCLTEGGEVNNWLGPWTHDGRKLAISSNRRSADAMDAYLVDVADGTFQLVAENKGIGNLSDISRDGQKAILFRMLNRSDDNLFLIDLASRAEMLLTPHEGPGHFTDGYFSPDGRTIYLSSNKDREMVAFARIKLDGDGQPGPIEVLAGREDAELQTFAINEGGTMAVLVWNIAGRNELAFIDLATLEISKGPELPVEIIFDIIWSKDGRFLALSASGATAPRDIWVFELASGRLWQVTYSPHAGVVLSDIVRPELVYFQAHDQLQLSGWLYRPHDFTAPGPIVLYFHGGPESQERPFFNYYLQALLSQGIAIFAPNVRGSSGFGKTFVNLDNGPLRFNAIRDIQACVEYVIQAGIADAKRIGIMGGSYGGYMTMAGLTEYPDLFAAGANLFGIVNFETFFAQSVPWMGAVSKIEYGDPETQAAMLRELSPIHKIDRVKAPTIVLHGANDTNVPVIEAEQTVESLRRRGVPVEYVLFPDEGHGFNKTSNRIRAVVAITRWFVQYLTR; this is encoded by the coding sequence ATGACAAAATCTACCTTCGACGAACTTGAAACCACAGTATCCTATATGGCAAAGATTCGTCGCTGCATTTCGCCCAGTTTCTCGTCAGATGGGTCGCGCATCGCCTTTGTTTCTGACCTCAATGGTATCCCGCAGGTCTGGACGGTTGCTACCGGGGGAGGCTGGCCGGAACTGGTGACCGCGCTCGACGATCAAATCCAGGGCGTCTCATGGTCGCCGGATGGCAACTGGCTGGCTTTTTCGCTTGCGCCCGGCGGCGGGATGAACTCACAGGTGTATCTCGTCCACCCGGATGGCACCGGCTTGAGGTGCCTTACGGAAGGAGGCGAGGTGAACAACTGGCTCGGTCCCTGGACGCACGATGGTCGCAAACTTGCTATCAGCTCGAATCGCCGCAGTGCCGATGCTATGGATGCCTATCTCGTCGATGTTGCAGACGGTACGTTTCAGTTGGTGGCCGAGAACAAGGGAATTGGCAACCTGAGCGACATCAGCCGCGATGGACAAAAAGCGATTCTTTTCCGTATGCTCAACCGCAGCGATGATAACCTTTTTCTCATCGATCTCGCAAGTAGAGCAGAGATGCTGCTGACTCCTCACGAGGGACCCGGTCATTTCACAGATGGATATTTTTCTCCCGATGGTAGGACCATTTATCTCTCTTCCAACAAGGACCGCGAAATGGTTGCTTTCGCGCGTATAAAATTGGACGGAGACGGTCAACCAGGGCCAATTGAAGTTCTTGCAGGGCGAGAAGACGCCGAACTACAAACGTTTGCTATCAATGAGGGCGGAACGATGGCAGTCCTGGTATGGAATATCGCGGGGCGGAACGAACTTGCCTTCATCGACCTCGCCACGCTCGAAATCTCAAAAGGCCCCGAACTACCGGTGGAGATAATCTTCGACATTATATGGTCGAAGGATGGGCGTTTCCTGGCGTTGAGCGCATCAGGAGCGACCGCGCCGCGGGATATCTGGGTGTTTGAACTCGCATCCGGTCGTTTGTGGCAGGTGACATATAGCCCGCATGCCGGAGTAGTGCTGTCTGACATTGTTCGTCCTGAATTGGTATATTTTCAGGCCCATGATCAGCTACAGCTCAGTGGCTGGCTCTATCGCCCGCACGACTTTACCGCTCCCGGGCCGATTGTACTCTACTTTCACGGTGGTCCTGAGAGCCAGGAGCGACCTTTTTTCAACTATTACCTGCAGGCACTGCTTTCCCAGGGGATAGCCATTTTCGCGCCAAATGTGCGTGGCTCATCAGGTTTCGGCAAAACGTTCGTCAACCTTGATAACGGACCGCTGCGCTTCAACGCGATTCGCGATATTCAGGCCTGCGTCGAATATGTGATCCAGGCGGGCATTGCAGATGCGAAGCGTATCGGCATCATGGGCGGCTCCTATGGCGGCTATATGACCATGGCGGGACTGACGGAGTATCCTGACCTCTTTGCGGCAGGGGCGAACCTCTTCGGCATCGTCAACTTCGAGACCTTCTTCGCGCAGAGTGTCCCCTGGATGGGTGCGGTTTCAAAGATCGAGTATGGCGACCCTGAAACTCAGGCTGCTATGCTGCGCGAACTTTCTCCTATCCACAAGATTGACCGAGTGAAAGCGCCAACGATTGTGCTGCATGGCGCCAATGATACCAACGTTCCCGTCATCGAAGCGGAACAGACGGTAGAGAGCCTGCGGAGGCGCGGGGTGCCGGTAGAATACGTACTCTTCCCAGACGAGGGACACGGCTTCAACAAAACGTCCAATCGCATCCGAGCGGTTGTCGCTATCACGCGCTGGTTCGTACAATATCTGACGAGGTGA
- a CDS encoding AzlD domain-containing protein yields the protein MPNDMLALLTILGMALVTYLTRAGGLWLMRFVTPSPRVEAWLRQIPGAVLVAIVAPTVLASSIAETLASVIAVLVAWRTKNVLVAMIAGIAMVWILRHLL from the coding sequence ATGCCAAATGATATGCTCGCGCTCTTAACTATTCTTGGGATGGCTCTCGTCACCTATCTTACCAGGGCCGGTGGCTTGTGGCTGATGAGATTCGTGACTCCTTCGCCACGAGTTGAGGCGTGGCTGCGACAGATTCCGGGGGCCGTGCTGGTAGCGATTGTTGCTCCAACCGTGCTTGCCAGCAGCATCGCAGAGACCCTGGCCTCGGTAATCGCAGTGCTGGTGGCATGGCGCACGAAAAATGTGCTGGTGGCAATGATTGCCGGGATAGCGATGGTGTGGATACTGCGACACCTGCTTTAA
- a CDS encoding AzlC family ABC transporter permease: MEKANSIESATAGAKDEAITFTLAGALLGVRRTIPLAVSVFAVGLVFGVLARQAHLTTLESFLMSGLVFAGASQFVALSLWAAVPLPVIAIILTTLVVNLRHLLMGASLRPWFSRLSPLKAYTSVFFMVDESWALSMSNFTVGGRDMAFLPGSGVILFVVWVSSTIVGQALGSSIQDPAQWGLDFAFTAVFLALLTGMWKGKSNLLPWVVAAMVAVAAAHWLPGKWYILLGGLAGSITGAMTHAK; the protein is encoded by the coding sequence ATGGAGAAAGCGAATTCGATTGAAAGCGCAACGGCAGGGGCTAAAGACGAAGCGATTACATTTACCCTGGCGGGCGCATTACTTGGTGTGCGGCGCACTATTCCCCTCGCGGTCAGCGTCTTTGCTGTTGGCCTTGTTTTTGGAGTGCTGGCGCGGCAGGCACATCTGACGACGCTGGAATCGTTTTTGATGAGCGGGCTGGTTTTCGCGGGGGCATCGCAGTTTGTAGCGTTGTCCTTGTGGGCAGCAGTGCCTTTGCCGGTGATAGCGATCATTCTCACTACGCTGGTGGTCAACCTGCGCCACTTGCTGATGGGGGCCTCATTGCGTCCATGGTTTTCTCGCCTCTCTCCGTTGAAAGCTTATACATCCGTCTTTTTCATGGTTGATGAGAGCTGGGCCCTGTCAATGAGCAATTTTACGGTGGGTGGCCGCGATATGGCCTTTCTACCCGGCAGCGGCGTGATCCTCTTCGTTGTCTGGGTCAGTTCGACGATTGTTGGACAGGCACTTGGATCTTCTATCCAGGACCCGGCGCAATGGGGATTGGATTTCGCCTTCACGGCCGTCTTCCTGGCATTGCTGACAGGCATGTGGAAGGGGAAATCCAACCTGCTGCCGTGGGTAGTTGCGGCAATGGTAGCAGTCGCGGCGGCTCACTGGCTGCCCGGCAAATGGTATATTCTACTGGGCGGGTTGGCCGGTAGCATAACTGGAGCAATGACGCATGCCAAATGA
- the lepB gene encoding signal peptidase I, with the protein MSSSENSLPGKSTEQADDSQPQQSAKPVDDSQPQQKTATKAPEKKSSSGFSREILETVALTVLIFLAIRFTVQNFQVDGPSMQPGLHTGEYVLVNKLAYTFHQPARGDVIVFELPGDPSENLIKRVIGLPGDKLVITPNSVTINGVTINEPYISAPNGPPAETVTVPANEYFVMGDNRPVSDDSRDWGLLPRDDIIGEAVMVYWPISDWESINTYQSVYTQVKP; encoded by the coding sequence ATGAGTTCATCAGAGAACAGCTTGCCGGGAAAAAGCACAGAGCAGGCTGATGATAGCCAGCCACAACAAAGCGCAAAGCCGGTAGACGATAGCCAGCCCCAGCAAAAAACAGCAACGAAGGCCCCGGAGAAGAAAAGCTCATCGGGCTTCTCACGGGAAATCCTCGAAACCGTGGCGCTGACCGTGTTGATCTTCCTCGCAATTCGCTTCACCGTGCAGAATTTTCAGGTCGATGGACCTAGCATGCAGCCAGGCCTGCACACCGGCGAATATGTGCTGGTGAACAAACTGGCCTACACCTTCCACCAACCGGCACGAGGCGACGTGATCGTTTTTGAACTGCCTGGGGATCCCAGCGAAAATCTGATTAAGCGCGTTATCGGCCTGCCAGGGGATAAACTGGTGATTACGCCGAACTCTGTGACGATTAATGGTGTGACGATCAATGAACCATACATCAGCGCGCCTAACGGCCCTCCAGCAGAAACTGTGACAGTTCCGGCCAATGAATACTTCGTCATGGGGGATAATCGTCCCGTTAGCGACGATTCACGTGACTGGGGCCTCTTACCACGAGATGACATCATAGGTGAGGCTGTGATGGTGTACTGGCCGATCAGCGATTGGGAGTCCATTAACACCTATCAGTCAGTCTATACTCAGGTGAAACCCTAG
- a CDS encoding spore germination protein GerW family protein, with product MIEEQKATRPTTTNQTIEQALNQLVSVARADAVFGQPVERGNATVIPCSEVSVGMGLGSGSGPINEKGNSMGGGYGMGGGANGRPIAAIIITDEGVRVEPIMDMTKVVLAALSTGAFILLWLGRLNRVTSSGKGASLKQIRKAIGG from the coding sequence GTGATAGAAGAACAGAAGGCAACTCGACCTACAACCACGAACCAGACGATAGAACAGGCTCTGAACCAGTTGGTGAGCGTGGCAAGGGCAGATGCTGTTTTTGGCCAACCGGTGGAGCGCGGGAACGCTACCGTTATCCCCTGCTCCGAAGTTTCGGTCGGTATGGGCCTGGGTTCGGGCAGTGGACCAATCAATGAAAAGGGAAATTCGATGGGCGGAGGATATGGGATGGGTGGAGGCGCAAATGGGCGGCCAATCGCGGCTATCATCATAACCGACGAAGGCGTCAGGGTAGAGCCCATCATGGATATGACGAAGGTCGTGCTGGCCGCGCTCTCGACCGGGGCATTCATACTTCTCTGGTTGGGCCGACTCAATCGCGTCACCAGCTCCGGTAAAGGAGCATCTTTGAAACAGATCAGAAAGGCTATCGGGGGATAG
- a CDS encoding XRE family transcriptional regulator, which translates to MNSDFLDVIDMRELGKELQQARSRRGLTQEEAAKIIDVARTTITAIEKGERRIKAEELIKLAYAYGREVTDFIRPRPQFEPFQAQFRNLPLFSSQENTQIALYIDTLEELSRNYLELEQITGTPLVRKYPPEYQISGLRIEQAAMGVAIEERNRLGLGDGPIRTLRDILEQDVGLRIFYLPFYPSKLSYIYVYDHRAGACIAVNSSLSEEHRRWSLAHAYGHFLVYRHKPGIFIDGNHQRLSESERFAGEFARYFLMPTSGLTRRFNDIRRTKQHLTPADLCTLALYYGVSVAAITLCLEDMRLLPASTWNKLRAGGFKTQAGKQQHGLSATQVRDEKLPVRYQYLALDAFDRALISEGQFARFLGVDRIEARHIGEILRQHTSGVMDDTPIDLDMTQSLGA; encoded by the coding sequence ATGAACAGCGACTTTCTTGATGTCATTGATATGCGCGAACTCGGGAAAGAATTGCAACAGGCACGCAGCAGGAGAGGATTGACTCAGGAAGAGGCGGCCAAAATTATTGATGTTGCACGCACGACGATTACAGCTATCGAGAAAGGTGAGCGACGCATCAAAGCTGAGGAGTTGATTAAGCTGGCGTATGCCTATGGCCGTGAAGTAACTGATTTTATTCGTCCACGTCCGCAGTTCGAACCGTTCCAGGCTCAGTTTCGCAATCTGCCTCTATTCTCATCCCAGGAAAACACTCAAATAGCTCTTTACATCGATACACTGGAGGAATTATCCAGGAATTATCTTGAACTCGAACAGATTACGGGAACGCCGCTTGTGCGAAAGTATCCACCTGAATATCAGATCAGCGGGTTACGCATTGAACAGGCAGCAATGGGTGTTGCCATTGAAGAGCGTAATCGCCTTGGACTTGGCGATGGGCCAATTCGGACTTTGCGTGATATCCTCGAACAAGATGTTGGCCTGCGCATATTCTACTTGCCTTTCTATCCATCCAAACTTTCTTACATATATGTTTATGACCATAGGGCAGGCGCATGTATTGCTGTTAATAGCTCTCTTTCAGAAGAGCATCGTCGCTGGTCGCTGGCACATGCTTATGGTCATTTTCTGGTGTATCGTCATAAACCTGGCATATTTATTGACGGCAACCACCAGCGTCTCTCAGAAAGCGAGCGATTCGCCGGTGAATTTGCGCGCTACTTTTTAATGCCTACCAGTGGTTTAACGAGACGGTTTAATGATATTCGCCGCACAAAACAGCATTTAACTCCTGCTGATCTCTGCACCCTTGCTCTCTACTATGGAGTTTCTGTTGCTGCCATTACGCTATGCCTCGAAGATATGAGATTACTCCCTGCCAGCACCTGGAATAAGCTGAGAGCAGGAGGATTTAAGACACAAGCCGGTAAACAGCAACATGGGTTATCAGCTACTCAGGTGCGAGATGAGAAATTGCCTGTGCGCTACCAATACCTTGCGCTCGACGCCTTCGACAGAGCACTGATCAGCGAGGGCCAATTTGCTCGTTTTCTTGGAGTGGATAGAATCGAAGCCCGTCATATTGGCGAAATTTTGCGGCAGCATACAAGTGGCGTTATGGACGATACGCCTATTGATCTCGACATGACACAATCATTGGGCGCATAG
- the thiO gene encoding glycine oxidase ThiO, with translation MKTSTDILIVGGGVIGCGIAYYLCKAGTEVMVVDADEIGAGASSAAAGLLAPLGPLPGPGPFADLLLAGFDLFPSLVTELEETTGIELEYEQTGALRVVRDAKRVPNLRKRLKAWQPLGLQTDWLSGEESRQREPLLTPEITAAVYAPEESQILAPRVVQAYAQAAAKKGALFFTSARVTGITRHKTRVTGVQTSEGEAIRCNHLVIAAGAWSARCGEWLNISLPVSPQRGQMLALRQSCPSLHHIIFGEAAYLVPRKDGTIVVGATKDEAGFDRQLTAGGVRWLLDTAMRLIPSLEYSAIERLWTGLRPKTPDQRPILGSAPGWENVTLATGHGSVGILLSAITGQAIAELVTTGKAPEIVEAFAVERFK, from the coding sequence ATGAAAACTTCGACCGACATACTGATTGTGGGAGGCGGTGTGATAGGCTGCGGCATTGCTTATTATCTTTGCAAAGCAGGCACGGAGGTTATGGTGGTTGACGCGGACGAGATCGGCGCCGGGGCTTCGAGCGCCGCAGCTGGATTGCTGGCCCCGCTGGGGCCACTTCCGGGTCCCGGCCCTTTTGCTGATCTCTTACTAGCAGGTTTTGACCTGTTTCCATCACTTGTCACGGAACTTGAAGAGACGACTGGCATCGAACTGGAATATGAGCAAACGGGCGCGCTACGAGTCGTGCGCGATGCGAAGCGTGTTCCCAACCTGCGCAAGCGCTTGAAAGCATGGCAACCGCTCGGCTTGCAAACAGACTGGCTAAGCGGCGAGGAGAGCCGTCAACGCGAACCCCTGTTAACGCCGGAGATCACTGCCGCTGTTTATGCGCCGGAGGAGTCACAAATACTGGCTCCACGCGTGGTACAGGCATACGCGCAAGCAGCAGCGAAAAAGGGGGCACTGTTCTTTACTTCCGCACGAGTTACAGGTATCACAAGACATAAAACCAGGGTGACGGGCGTACAGACTTCTGAAGGAGAAGCTATTCGCTGCAATCACCTGGTGATCGCGGCAGGAGCATGGTCTGCTCGCTGCGGCGAGTGGCTCAATATCTCATTGCCGGTCAGCCCACAACGCGGTCAGATGCTCGCGCTTCGCCAGTCCTGTCCTTCACTGCATCATATCATCTTTGGAGAGGCGGCCTACCTTGTACCAAGGAAAGATGGAACCATCGTCGTAGGCGCTACCAAAGATGAGGCAGGCTTTGACAGGCAGCTTACGGCAGGAGGAGTGAGATGGCTGCTCGATACGGCAATGCGCCTCATTCCCTCGCTCGAATACAGCGCAATCGAGCGCTTATGGACAGGCCTGCGGCCCAAAACGCCTGATCAGCGCCCCATTCTCGGCTCCGCGCCCGGTTGGGAAAACGTCACCCTTGCTACCGGCCACGGCAGTGTGGGCATTTTGCTGAGCGCAATTACAGGGCAGGCTATCGCTGAATTGGTAACGACGGGCAAGGCGCCGGAGATTGTGGAGGCGTTTGCGGTGGAACGGTTCAAATAA